A portion of the Labilithrix sp. genome contains these proteins:
- the glnE gene encoding bifunctional [glutamate--ammonia ligase]-adenylyl-L-tyrosine phosphorylase/[glutamate--ammonia-ligase] adenylyltransferase produces the protein MKSEETTELMNALSAAYPALRAQIARRPEDVAAIGKGRLRIARDLRTYRRLAATFVPDLTDLDAVRRGLRLFAQRERLRVAARELRAREAGDVDVTARELSDLAQACIEVALAEASRWAEERFGAPMTASGERCAFTVLGMGKLGGRELNCGSDVDLIPFYETDEGEVVKDGVPGEQTLHEHFARITQRWVATLDDVTEDGMCWRVDLRLRPEGARGPLVNALAAAERYYETWGRTWERAAMVRARPIAGDPAFGARVIDALVPFVWRKAIDPRIAPEMAQLALRARKETSHDPDRDLKLGAGGIREAEFFVQSLQLIWGGREPTLRHTNTLQALRRLRARGLVTDRESREVEAAYLTLRRLEHRVQFATGIQTHVLPRGDMLEAIARSLGHASGLDLEREVDKTRRRVAARLASLTKDVSPGPTVEDDGLEALLTAIESGEEAFVLTAIAEGAGGFHAASGDLARHLLALARRPDFPLGGTTRDRHPGLAAAVIEALEGAADPEQAARLLAAFFARLGAPSVYSRAMAEDTHVLRRLVGLFGASAFLGESMVYRPELMDSVVFAKITPRPEVARSEVEIEVAAAAEATEDTDATDALVGALRRAKARVTMEVGLAELAGELRAREATLVLSALADETLERAVTRALAERGLEGGLAVIAMGKLGGREIGYGSDLDIFFVYEAPDDLAEKYVRAAQRVLSLVSTPHGQGPGYELDTRLRPSGNAGLLVVSVDAFARYHEEQGQAWERQALVKARACAGDVELGRRTIAIATKVAYERGAPDAEAMFHLRMRIERELAREGPRRYDVKLGRGGIVDVEFAVQWLQMKHGADPRVRTTDTDQAIGALEACGYLDSGVAAVFREGYALLRRLEQALRVVHGTSASLIEEGAPGLPALARRMGFRDGTHGPTETAAEALLERYRAVTRDVRAAYLAVLGIADRIVQGSAMT, from the coding sequence GTGAAGAGCGAGGAGACGACCGAGCTCATGAACGCGCTCTCCGCCGCGTACCCCGCGCTCCGCGCGCAGATCGCGCGGCGGCCCGAGGACGTCGCCGCGATCGGCAAGGGCCGCCTCCGCATCGCGCGCGACCTCCGGACCTACCGCCGCCTCGCCGCGACGTTCGTGCCCGATCTCACCGACCTCGACGCCGTCCGGCGCGGGCTCCGCCTCTTCGCGCAGCGCGAGCGGCTCCGCGTCGCCGCGCGCGAGCTCCGCGCGCGTGAGGCCGGCGACGTCGACGTGACCGCGCGCGAGCTCTCCGACCTCGCGCAGGCGTGCATCGAGGTCGCGCTCGCGGAGGCCTCGCGCTGGGCGGAGGAGCGCTTCGGCGCGCCGATGACCGCGAGCGGCGAGCGCTGCGCGTTCACCGTCCTCGGGATGGGCAAGCTCGGCGGCCGCGAGCTGAACTGCGGGAGCGACGTCGATCTGATCCCGTTCTACGAGACGGACGAAGGCGAGGTGGTGAAGGACGGCGTCCCCGGCGAGCAGACGCTGCACGAGCACTTCGCGCGCATCACCCAGCGCTGGGTCGCGACGCTCGACGACGTGACGGAGGACGGCATGTGCTGGCGCGTCGACCTCCGCCTCCGGCCCGAGGGCGCGCGCGGTCCGCTCGTCAACGCGCTCGCAGCCGCGGAGCGCTACTACGAGACGTGGGGCCGGACGTGGGAGCGCGCGGCGATGGTGCGCGCGCGTCCGATCGCCGGCGACCCCGCGTTCGGCGCGCGCGTGATCGACGCGCTCGTCCCGTTCGTGTGGCGCAAGGCGATCGATCCGCGCATCGCGCCGGAGATGGCCCAGCTCGCCCTCCGCGCACGGAAGGAGACCTCGCACGATCCCGATCGCGACCTGAAGCTCGGCGCCGGCGGCATCCGCGAGGCGGAGTTCTTCGTCCAGTCGCTCCAGCTCATCTGGGGCGGCCGCGAGCCGACGCTGCGCCACACGAACACCCTCCAGGCGCTCCGCCGCCTCCGCGCGCGCGGGCTCGTCACCGATCGCGAGAGCCGCGAGGTCGAGGCCGCGTACCTCACGCTCCGTCGCCTCGAGCACCGCGTGCAGTTCGCGACCGGGATCCAGACCCACGTCCTCCCGCGCGGCGACATGCTCGAGGCGATCGCGCGCTCGCTCGGCCACGCGAGCGGCCTCGACCTCGAGCGCGAGGTCGACAAGACGCGCCGCCGCGTCGCCGCCCGCCTCGCCTCGCTGACGAAGGACGTCTCGCCCGGTCCCACCGTCGAGGACGACGGGCTCGAGGCGCTCCTCACCGCGATCGAGTCGGGGGAGGAGGCCTTCGTCCTCACCGCGATCGCGGAGGGCGCCGGCGGCTTCCACGCCGCGTCGGGCGATCTCGCGCGCCACCTCCTCGCCCTCGCGCGGCGGCCCGACTTCCCGCTCGGCGGCACGACGCGCGATCGCCACCCCGGCCTCGCCGCCGCCGTGATCGAGGCGCTCGAAGGCGCGGCCGATCCGGAGCAGGCCGCGCGCCTCCTCGCGGCGTTCTTCGCCCGCCTCGGCGCGCCGAGCGTCTACTCCCGCGCGATGGCGGAGGACACGCACGTGCTCCGCCGGCTCGTCGGGCTCTTCGGCGCGAGCGCGTTCCTCGGCGAGTCGATGGTCTACCGCCCCGAGCTGATGGACAGCGTCGTCTTCGCGAAGATCACGCCGCGGCCCGAGGTCGCGCGGAGCGAGGTCGAGATCGAGGTCGCCGCCGCCGCGGAGGCGACGGAGGACACGGACGCGACCGACGCGCTCGTCGGCGCGCTCCGGCGCGCGAAGGCCCGCGTGACGATGGAGGTCGGCCTCGCCGAGCTCGCGGGGGAGCTCCGCGCGCGCGAGGCCACGCTCGTCCTCAGCGCGCTCGCGGACGAGACGCTCGAGCGCGCCGTCACGCGCGCCCTCGCCGAGCGCGGGCTCGAAGGCGGCCTCGCCGTCATCGCGATGGGGAAGCTCGGCGGCCGCGAGATCGGCTACGGCTCCGACCTCGACATCTTCTTCGTCTACGAAGCGCCGGACGACCTCGCCGAGAAGTACGTCCGCGCGGCGCAGCGCGTGCTCTCGCTCGTGAGCACGCCGCACGGTCAAGGCCCCGGCTACGAGCTCGACACGCGCCTCCGCCCCTCCGGCAACGCGGGCCTCCTCGTCGTCAGCGTGGACGCGTTCGCGCGCTACCACGAGGAGCAAGGGCAGGCGTGGGAGCGGCAAGCGCTCGTGAAGGCGCGCGCCTGCGCCGGCGACGTCGAGCTCGGACGGCGCACGATCGCGATCGCGACGAAGGTCGCCTACGAGCGCGGCGCGCCGGACGCGGAGGCGATGTTCCATCTCCGGATGCGCATCGAGCGCGAGCTCGCGCGCGAAGGCCCGCGCCGCTACGACGTCAAGCTCGGTCGCGGCGGCATCGTCGACGTCGAGTTCGCGGTGCAGTGGCTCCAGATGAAACACGGCGCCGATCCGCGCGTGCGGACGACCGACACCGACCAGGCGATCGGCGCGCTCGAGGCCTGCGGCTACCTCGACTCGGGCGTCGCGGCGGTCTTCCGCGAGGGCTACGCGCTCCTCCGCCGCCTCGAGCAAGCGCTCCGCGTCGTCCACGGGACGAGCGCGAGCCTGATCGAGGAGGGGGCCCCCGGTCTCCCGGCCCTCGCCCGGCGCATGGGATTTCGCGATGGAACGCACGGGCCCACCGAGACGGCAGCGGAGGCGCTGCTCGAGCGTTATCGTGCGGTGACCCGGGACGTGCGGGCGGCCTACCTCGCCGTGCTTGGGATTGCGGATCGCATCGTCCAAGGATCCGCTATGACGTGA
- a CDS encoding protein kinase: MAKICPRCSELLPDDAVFCPFDGTAVEAQADKFLGKTIAARYRLVRKLGSGGMSMVYLARHELISRLSALKIMRPELSRVPEHRERFLREARAVNRINHENIVEITDVGESDGAAYLVMEYVEGESLLAQIQQGPMRWERAVLIAIQVASALARTHQMGIIHRDLKPENILLVPRKPGAIEGAGAATERVKLIDFGIAKMTGEATLTMNEQLFGTPGYIAPEYVSGLAIDGRADIYSLGVVLYEMVTGELPFEGKGQSDLLLKPLTTSPIPPSQRIGGLPGELEALLMKCLKREPNERFHDAFALHDALVAIIKHETEKGSIAPPPPETLDEPPVGAAAASVAPRRGREASETVVDLGSSPELAVARETAAVDKMVTNEMSARWSDALGELEKLVAAAEAKGGDFAATARRANDLAIVASEMIPRIERATKVVASRQAKVDELEAIGRAFRAELGNAIDVLVHDRSRERAHLDQLRARRAALESVLDETIIRGTAGPPSLGSEDPRPFEVEALHAAEGRAEATVKDLTFQIEALQKQLDERNEAHERALVQATGTLEGSLSAFRHLTNEIARTIDDGIDMLKGISG, encoded by the coding sequence GTGGCGAAGATCTGTCCGCGTTGCTCGGAGCTGCTCCCCGACGACGCCGTCTTCTGCCCGTTCGACGGCACCGCGGTCGAGGCGCAGGCCGACAAGTTCCTCGGCAAGACGATCGCCGCTCGCTACCGCCTCGTGCGCAAGCTCGGGTCCGGCGGCATGTCGATGGTGTACCTCGCGCGCCACGAGCTCATCTCGCGCCTCTCCGCGCTGAAGATCATGCGGCCCGAGCTCTCGCGCGTTCCCGAGCATCGCGAGCGGTTCTTGCGCGAGGCGCGCGCGGTCAACCGCATCAATCACGAGAACATCGTCGAAATTACCGATGTCGGCGAATCCGACGGAGCCGCGTATCTCGTGATGGAGTACGTCGAGGGCGAGTCCCTCCTCGCGCAGATCCAGCAGGGGCCGATGCGCTGGGAGCGCGCGGTGCTCATCGCGATCCAGGTCGCGAGCGCGCTCGCGCGGACGCATCAGATGGGCATCATCCATCGCGACCTCAAGCCCGAGAACATCCTCCTCGTCCCGCGGAAGCCGGGCGCGATCGAGGGCGCGGGCGCGGCGACGGAGCGCGTGAAGCTCATCGACTTCGGCATCGCGAAGATGACGGGCGAGGCGACGCTCACGATGAACGAGCAGCTCTTCGGGACGCCGGGGTACATCGCGCCGGAGTACGTGAGCGGCCTCGCGATCGACGGACGCGCCGACATCTATTCGCTCGGCGTCGTCCTCTACGAGATGGTCACGGGGGAGCTCCCGTTCGAGGGGAAGGGGCAGTCCGATCTCCTCCTGAAGCCGCTCACGACCTCGCCGATCCCGCCGAGCCAGCGCATCGGCGGCCTCCCGGGCGAGCTCGAGGCGCTCCTCATGAAGTGCCTGAAGCGCGAGCCGAACGAGCGCTTCCACGACGCGTTCGCGCTCCACGACGCGCTCGTCGCGATCATCAAGCACGAGACGGAGAAGGGCTCGATCGCGCCCCCGCCGCCGGAGACGCTCGACGAGCCGCCGGTCGGCGCCGCCGCCGCGAGCGTCGCGCCGCGACGGGGCCGCGAGGCGAGCGAGACCGTCGTCGACCTCGGCAGCTCGCCGGAGCTCGCGGTCGCGCGCGAGACCGCGGCCGTCGACAAGATGGTGACGAACGAGATGAGCGCGCGCTGGAGCGACGCGCTCGGCGAGCTCGAGAAGCTGGTCGCGGCGGCGGAGGCGAAGGGCGGCGACTTCGCGGCGACGGCGCGGCGGGCGAACGACCTCGCGATCGTCGCGAGCGAGATGATCCCGCGCATCGAGCGCGCGACGAAGGTCGTCGCCTCGCGCCAGGCGAAGGTGGACGAGCTCGAGGCGATCGGGCGCGCGTTCCGCGCCGAGCTCGGCAACGCGATCGACGTCCTCGTCCATGATCGCTCGCGCGAGCGCGCACACCTCGATCAGCTCCGCGCGCGTCGCGCCGCGCTCGAGAGCGTCCTCGACGAGACGATCATCCGCGGCACCGCGGGCCCGCCGTCGCTCGGGAGCGAGGACCCGCGGCCGTTCGAGGTCGAGGCGCTGCACGCGGCGGAGGGGCGCGCGGAGGCGACGGTGAAGGACCTCACGTTCCAGATCGAGGCGCTGCAGAAGCAGCTCGACGAGCGCAACGAGGCGCACGAGCGCGCGCTCGTTCAAGCGACGGGCACGCTCGAAGGCTCACTCTCGGCGTTCCGCCACCTCACGAACGAGATCGCCCGCACGATCGACGACGGCATCGACATGCTGAAGGGCATCAGCGGCTGA
- a CDS encoding CD225/dispanin family protein — protein sequence MMMTDPTSANGNLQAAGGYGPPGGGYPPPGGGGYGGPPGGGGYGGPPGGPPPGGGGYGGPPGGGPPGGGGYGGPPGGGPPGYGGPPGGAPPGGGFGAPPGGGFGPPGGFPPPGGPMMPGAGGEVNTTLPLILNIVAFIFCSGGCIGSIICIVGIVFAVQAGNMKKTGDLAGAAAKAKSSMTMAIVGAVVGLILSILLGVINAMNH from the coding sequence ATGATGATGACGGACCCGACGAGCGCAAACGGAAACCTTCAAGCCGCGGGCGGATACGGGCCTCCGGGCGGCGGCTACCCGCCCCCGGGCGGAGGAGGTTACGGCGGTCCTCCGGGTGGTGGCGGTTACGGCGGACCTCCGGGCGGTCCGCCTCCGGGCGGCGGCGGTTACGGCGGTCCGCCGGGTGGTGGTCCTCCGGGCGGCGGCGGCTATGGCGGTCCGCCGGGCGGCGGGCCTCCGGGCTACGGCGGACCTCCGGGCGGTGCGCCTCCGGGCGGCGGCTTCGGCGCTCCTCCGGGCGGCGGCTTCGGTCCCCCGGGCGGCTTCCCTCCGCCGGGCGGTCCGATGATGCCGGGCGCGGGCGGCGAGGTGAACACGACACTCCCGCTCATCCTCAACATCGTCGCGTTCATCTTCTGCAGCGGCGGCTGCATCGGCTCGATCATCTGCATCGTCGGCATCGTCTTCGCCGTTCAGGCCGGCAACATGAAGAAGACGGGCGACCTCGCCGGCGCAGCCGCGAAGGCGAAGAGCTCGATGACGATGGCGATCGTCGGCGCCGTCGTCGGCCTCATCCTCTCGATCCTGCTCGGCGTCATCAACGCGATGAACCACTGA
- a CDS encoding CPBP family intramembrane metalloprotease, with amino-acid sequence MRNWIYLAGIVIAIAIASHVAFAPARAGTSLVFVAMGVPTVAFAIVAVVRAYRDGVVKDLVGVKGGDFTRGFASAAVLFGGAYAFSRVVTPPTSPQAIWLARLYDQIGDPNELRKSVGAVVVALVVMAVGEEVVWRGLVTSLLEEQVGSRRAWIWAAVLYAVAHVPTMWQLKGAAGMNPVIVIAALGCGLVWGGMARYFGRLLPGIFSHLLFDWTVLMMFRLWGPSL; translated from the coding sequence TTGCGGAACTGGATCTACCTCGCCGGCATCGTGATCGCGATCGCGATCGCGTCGCACGTCGCCTTCGCGCCGGCGCGGGCGGGGACGAGCCTCGTGTTCGTCGCGATGGGCGTGCCCACCGTCGCGTTCGCGATCGTGGCGGTCGTGCGCGCGTACCGCGACGGGGTCGTCAAGGACCTCGTCGGCGTGAAGGGCGGAGACTTCACGCGCGGCTTCGCCTCCGCGGCGGTCCTCTTCGGCGGCGCCTACGCGTTCTCGCGCGTGGTCACGCCGCCGACGTCGCCGCAGGCGATCTGGCTCGCGCGCCTCTACGATCAGATCGGCGACCCGAACGAGCTGCGGAAGAGCGTCGGCGCCGTCGTCGTCGCGCTCGTCGTGATGGCGGTCGGCGAAGAGGTGGTGTGGCGCGGCCTCGTCACCTCGCTCCTCGAGGAGCAGGTCGGCTCGCGGCGCGCCTGGATCTGGGCGGCGGTGCTCTACGCCGTCGCGCACGTCCCGACGATGTGGCAGCTCAAAGGCGCGGCGGGGATGAACCCGGTCATCGTCATCGCCGCGCTCGGCTGCGGCCTCGTCTGGGGAGGCATGGCGCGTTACTTCGGCCGCCTCCTCCCCGGCATCTTCTCGCATCTTCTCTTCGACTGGACGGTCCTCATGATGTTCCGGCTGTGGGGCCCGAGCCTCTGA
- a CDS encoding sigma 54-dependent Fis family transcriptional regulator — protein MQSEKGTLTVAQSATVSRVRSVTVHVTKGPDAGRSVTIEQPSFVIGVGEAADFRLTDPGVSREHIRLTLQLHGVRVKDPGSKNGTFLGGARIHEVTLTSDTAITIGGTTLGISVSHESMDLQLSANDRFGDAIGSSAIMRHLFNILEKVAGSDLTILLEGESGVGKDVLARAIHGKSARKDGPFAVADCSAIPENLIESELFGHERGAFTGADQARKGVFEEANGGTLFLDEIGELPLDMQPKLLRALEAREVRPVGGRAPRPIDVRVIAATNRRLAESARTGEFRSDLFYRLAVVKVTVPPLRERAEDILPIARAMFRALKHDPLAEIPADFAAMLKAYSWPGNVRELRNVMERHAALGEKEGLFDHAKAVEMSADDELAMLPYHEARKLVVDRFEEQYVPRLLKRAENNLSRAADLANIARPSLYRMLERVGYQKKQ, from the coding sequence GTGCAATCCGAGAAGGGGACGCTGACGGTCGCGCAGAGTGCCACCGTCTCGCGCGTGCGTTCGGTGACGGTCCACGTGACGAAGGGGCCGGACGCGGGACGATCCGTCACGATCGAGCAACCGAGCTTCGTGATCGGCGTCGGCGAGGCGGCCGATTTCAGGCTCACCGATCCCGGCGTCTCGCGCGAGCACATCCGGCTCACGCTGCAGCTCCACGGCGTGCGGGTGAAGGACCCCGGCAGCAAGAACGGGACGTTCCTCGGCGGCGCGCGCATCCACGAGGTCACGCTCACGAGCGACACCGCGATCACGATCGGCGGCACCACCCTCGGCATCTCGGTGAGCCACGAGTCGATGGACCTGCAGCTCTCCGCGAACGATCGCTTCGGCGACGCGATCGGCTCGTCGGCGATCATGCGGCACCTCTTCAACATCCTCGAGAAGGTGGCGGGCTCCGACCTCACGATCCTGCTCGAGGGCGAGAGCGGCGTCGGCAAGGACGTCCTCGCGCGCGCGATCCACGGCAAGAGCGCGCGGAAGGACGGGCCCTTCGCGGTCGCCGACTGCAGCGCGATCCCCGAGAACCTGATCGAGAGCGAGCTCTTCGGCCACGAGCGCGGCGCGTTCACCGGCGCCGATCAAGCGCGCAAGGGCGTCTTCGAGGAGGCGAACGGCGGCACGCTCTTCCTCGACGAGATCGGCGAGCTCCCGCTCGACATGCAGCCCAAGCTGCTCCGCGCGCTCGAGGCGCGGGAGGTGCGCCCCGTCGGAGGCCGCGCGCCGCGTCCGATCGACGTCCGCGTGATCGCGGCGACGAACCGCCGCCTCGCCGAGTCGGCGCGCACGGGCGAGTTCCGGAGCGACCTCTTCTACCGCCTCGCGGTCGTGAAGGTGACGGTGCCCCCGCTCCGCGAGCGCGCCGAGGACATCCTCCCGATCGCGCGCGCGATGTTCCGCGCGCTGAAGCACGATCCGCTCGCCGAGATCCCGGCCGACTTCGCCGCGATGCTGAAGGCCTACTCGTGGCCCGGCAACGTGCGCGAGCTCCGCAACGTGATGGAGCGCCACGCCGCCCTCGGCGAGAAGGAGGGCCTCTTCGATCACGCAAAGGCGGTCGAGATGTCCGCCGACGACGAGCTCGCGATGCTGCCGTACCACGAGGCGCGGAAGCTCGTCGTCGATCGCTTCGAGGAGCAGTACGTGCCGCGCCTCCTCAAGCGCGCCGAGAACAACTTGAGCCGCGCGGCCGACCTTGCGAACATCGCGCGACCGAGTCTCTATCGCATGCTCGAACGCGTCGGCTATCAGAAGAAACAGTGA
- a CDS encoding DUF2752 domain-containing protein produces MVGEGATRADGTVALPRAPEPPRAPEPPPRAVRLRRAGGAALVCAALFAVLYAGALPCMFARLTHQPCPGCGSTRAVLALLHGDLHGVLTNNPFGPAVALLVGALAAQCFVSILRWGDLREAVTGRAGAVMKRLFIALFVLEVALWIARFFGMFGGPVPV; encoded by the coding sequence TTGGTAGGTGAGGGAGCGACGAGGGCGGATGGGACGGTCGCGCTTCCGCGCGCCCCCGAGCCGCCGCGCGCCCCGGAGCCGCCGCCGCGCGCGGTCCGGCTGCGGCGGGCGGGCGGCGCCGCGCTGGTCTGCGCCGCGCTCTTCGCCGTCCTTTACGCGGGCGCGCTGCCGTGCATGTTCGCGCGGCTCACGCACCAGCCTTGCCCCGGCTGCGGATCGACGCGCGCGGTGCTCGCCCTCCTCCACGGCGATCTCCACGGCGTCCTCACGAACAACCCGTTCGGGCCGGCGGTCGCGCTCCTCGTCGGCGCGCTCGCGGCGCAGTGTTTCGTGTCGATCCTGCGCTGGGGCGATCTCCGCGAGGCGGTGACGGGACGGGCGGGCGCGGTCATGAAGCGCCTCTTCATCGCGCTCTTCGTCCTCGAGGTCGCGCTCTGGATCGCGCGGTTCTTCGGCATGTTCGGCGGTCCGGTCCCGGTGTGA
- a CDS encoding tetratricopeptide repeat protein: MGARVFVLVCSLVFAAPLTALAAPAASTQTADDKRAAKAFTEGQQAFEAGDFRRAAGLFEQAYAAKPHHSALWNAARSWQRAGEDLTAVNLLERYLHDAPTDAPNRAEANAALAAITKRVGRIQIQIVYVQDPKLDNAPAKEGLAYVAPGEHVLTATANDGASPIRRVVSVKAGEIVSVTLEPPKETPPPPPPPVVIVKKGISPWFVVGGGVLTAAAGGLTVVFGLNTVKNRDAFLANKTQANLDAGNDAQLRTNIALGATIGLAVLTTAIAVFLVDWGSSSSKTAAKAPTFASDWVWR; the protein is encoded by the coding sequence GTGGGAGCGCGCGTCTTCGTCCTCGTCTGCTCACTCGTGTTCGCGGCGCCGCTCACGGCGCTCGCCGCACCGGCGGCGTCCACCCAGACCGCCGACGACAAGCGCGCGGCGAAGGCGTTCACGGAAGGGCAGCAGGCCTTCGAGGCGGGGGACTTCCGGCGCGCGGCAGGCCTCTTCGAGCAGGCGTACGCCGCGAAGCCGCACCACTCCGCGCTCTGGAACGCCGCGCGCTCGTGGCAGCGCGCGGGCGAGGACCTCACCGCGGTGAACCTCCTCGAGCGCTACCTCCACGACGCGCCGACCGACGCGCCCAACCGCGCCGAGGCGAACGCCGCGCTCGCCGCGATCACGAAGCGCGTCGGCCGCATCCAGATCCAGATCGTCTACGTGCAAGACCCGAAGCTCGACAACGCCCCGGCGAAGGAGGGCCTCGCCTACGTCGCGCCGGGCGAGCACGTGCTCACCGCGACGGCGAACGACGGCGCGAGCCCGATCCGTCGTGTCGTCTCGGTGAAGGCGGGCGAGATCGTCAGCGTCACGCTGGAGCCGCCGAAGGAGACGCCGCCGCCACCTCCTCCGCCAGTCGTGATCGTGAAGAAGGGGATCTCGCCTTGGTTCGTCGTCGGCGGCGGCGTGCTGACCGCGGCGGCGGGCGGCCTCACCGTCGTCTTCGGCCTGAACACCGTGAAAAACCGCGACGCGTTCCTCGCCAACAAGACGCAGGCGAACCTCGACGCGGGAAACGACGCCCAGCTGCGGACGAACATCGCGCTCGGCGCTACGATTGGACTCGCGGTGCTCACGACGGCGATCGCGGTCTTCCTGGTCGATTGGGGCTCGTCGTCGTCGAAGACGGCGGCGAAGGCGCCGACGTTCGCGTCGGACTGGGTGTGGCGATGA
- a CDS encoding serine/threonine protein kinase yields the protein MDAARSSVPAAGTLIAGRYRVGSPIGEGGMGVVLAARDEREVKDVAIKLLQVTGEANIERFLREARLVTKIASDHVVRVLDVGQLGHSPFIVMERLEGEDFGAKVRDVGSMPLAQVADCVLQTCEALAHAHGAGIVHRDIKASNLFEHRRKDGARLVKVLDFGISKMIASTGSPEIERTLTRTRDGGFLGSPPYMSPEHVKDPRNVDGRADLWSLGVVAYRLLSTRFPFPGETTGEVLAAILESRPAKLRSLGVNVPEEIDHIIDRCLKRDRDDRYDDAGQLARAFAPYASPRWQDYAERVPRIVSTASVPSPAETSRKRKKIVEPSTATVPPPMDEAVTLALDEQSARHILPPSVRSASVQVVDEIPSPLEVLSTGPIPLMIPPPEPKRRTGLIVGLFAVILLGAAGGAAYGVLAKKPPPTVTAPPAPTPEPPAPAPPPSAPIAPATTSAVAIEVPAPAPAPAPAPEPHPSNAGKAVRPTRGVRPPAPRPSPAPHEAPAPKKPELEGNPYGH from the coding sequence ATGGATGCCGCTCGATCGTCCGTCCCGGCCGCCGGCACGCTGATCGCGGGCCGCTACCGCGTCGGCTCACCGATCGGCGAGGGCGGCATGGGCGTCGTGCTCGCGGCGCGCGACGAGCGCGAGGTCAAGGACGTCGCGATCAAGCTGCTGCAAGTGACGGGGGAGGCGAACATCGAGCGCTTCCTCCGCGAGGCGCGGCTCGTCACGAAGATCGCGAGCGACCACGTGGTCCGCGTCCTCGACGTCGGTCAGCTCGGTCACAGCCCCTTCATCGTCATGGAGCGCCTCGAGGGCGAGGACTTCGGCGCGAAGGTGCGCGACGTCGGCTCGATGCCGCTCGCGCAGGTCGCGGACTGCGTGCTCCAGACGTGCGAGGCGCTCGCGCACGCGCACGGCGCGGGCATCGTCCATCGCGACATCAAGGCCTCGAACCTCTTCGAGCATCGGCGCAAGGACGGCGCGCGCCTCGTGAAGGTCCTCGACTTCGGCATCTCGAAGATGATCGCGAGCACGGGCTCACCCGAGATCGAGCGCACGCTCACGCGCACGCGCGACGGCGGCTTCCTCGGCTCGCCTCCGTACATGTCGCCCGAGCACGTGAAGGACCCGCGCAACGTCGACGGCCGCGCGGACCTCTGGTCGCTCGGCGTCGTCGCGTACCGCCTCCTCTCGACCCGTTTCCCGTTCCCCGGCGAGACGACGGGCGAGGTCCTCGCCGCGATCCTCGAGTCCCGCCCCGCGAAGCTGCGCTCCCTCGGCGTCAACGTGCCGGAGGAGATCGACCACATCATCGACCGCTGCCTCAAGCGCGATCGCGACGATCGCTACGACGACGCCGGTCAGCTCGCGCGCGCCTTCGCGCCGTACGCCTCACCGCGCTGGCAGGACTACGCCGAGCGGGTCCCGCGCATCGTCTCGACCGCGAGCGTGCCCTCACCGGCGGAGACCTCGCGCAAGCGAAAGAAGATCGTCGAGCCGTCGACCGCGACGGTGCCGCCCCCGATGGACGAGGCGGTCACGCTCGCGCTCGATGAGCAGAGCGCGCGCCACATCCTCCCCCCGTCCGTGCGCTCGGCCTCGGTCCAGGTCGTCGACGAGATCCCGTCGCCGCTCGAGGTGCTGTCGACCGGCCCAATTCCGCTGATGATCCCGCCACCCGAGCCGAAGCGCCGCACCGGCCTCATCGTCGGCCTCTTCGCGGTGATCCTACTCGGCGCGGCAGGCGGCGCAGCCTACGGCGTGCTCGCGAAGAAGCCACCGCCCACGGTGACGGCGCCCCCGGCCCCCACCCCCGAGCCGCCCGCGCCCGCGCCGCCGCCGAGCGCCCCGATCGCGCCCGCGACGACGAGCGCAGTGGCGATCGAGGTGCCCGCACCCGCGCCCGCGCCGGCCCCGGCCCCCGAACCGCACCCGTCCAACGCCGGCAAGGCAGTAAGACCAACCCGAGGCGTCCGCCCGCCGGCCCCCCGTCCATCGCCCGCCCCCCACGAGGCCCCGGCCCCAAAGAAGCCAGAGCTCGAAGGCAACCCATACGGCCACTAA